The Falco naumanni isolate bFalNau1 chromosome 14, bFalNau1.pat, whole genome shotgun sequence genome includes a window with the following:
- the LOC121097592 gene encoding LOW QUALITY PROTEIN: serine protease 23-like (The sequence of the model RefSeq protein was modified relative to this genomic sequence to represent the inferred CDS: inserted 2 bases in 2 codons; deleted 1 base in 1 codon), with translation MSPRATWERLWHEAGLCHPLSPIDWSGTMTCCQVVALLLLAFLPSAASGDLVAAFVPPSTLQLAKVQFLSQPVLELATCCDHACTHQEAALVPQDFQEYLSYETVPQWHLHPHMVEVSSRASGVERRQRRQCAQCKYQIYGTDRRVSISGMMNYPSSATVKISMGCTCMQVSEHLVXHCIHNSKGYVKRAKKIKVGFLTPTQGTSDRTRRLVMRWACVQCMWVPMGWFRGSNLVSMDYICTLLKLCRPHQHLHMKLMAALAVEEAAGKKIDFXGFDSDGLGELVCCFCGVEGEMVQLMTQHGDAGPGVSASGVYGKVWDPIWHKWERKVIRVSSGHQWLEVAVEHHDYNLAICLTTLKFAQICYRLRGDSKSCHTE, from the exons GTCTGGCACGATGACTTGCTGCCAGGTGGTTGCTCTTCTCTTACTTGCCTTTCTTCCCAGTGCTGCATCTGGTGATCTGGTTGCTGCTTTTGTTCCCCCATCCACGCTGCAACTAGCCAAAGTGCAGTTCTTGTCACAGCCTGTCCTGGAGCTGGCAACATGCTGTGATCATGCCTGCACCCATCAGGAGGCTGCCTTGGTCCCTCAGGACTTCCAGGAGTACCTCTCTTATGAGACTGTACCCCAATGGCACCTGCACCCTCACATGGTGGAAGTGAGTTCCCGGGCAAGTGGCGTGGAGAGGAGACAGCGGAGACAGTGTGCGCAATGCAAGTACCAGATTTATGGCACAGACAGGCGGGTTTCCATCAGTGGGATGATGAACTACCCCTCCTCTGCCACTGTTAAGATCTCCATGGGCTGCACGTGCATGCAGGTGTCTGAGCACCTTG CCCACTGCATTCACAACAGCAAAGGCTACGTGAAGCGGGCCAAGAAGATCAAGGTGGGTTTCCTGACACCAACGCAGGGCACTAGCGACAGGACGAGAAGGCTGGTGATGCGCTGGGCTTGTGTACAGTGCATGTGGGTGCCCATGGGCTGGTTCCGGGGCTCCAACTTGGTCAGCATGGACTACATCTGTACCCTTTTGAAGCTGTGCAGACCACACCAGCACCTGCACATGAAGCTAATGGCAGCTCTGGCAgtggaggaggcagctgggaagaAGATTGATT TCGGGTTTGACAGTGATGGGCTGGGCGAGCTggtctgctgcttctgtggggTGGAGGGTGAAATGGTCCAGCTCATG ACCCAGCACGGTGATGCCGGGCCTGGTGTGTCTGCCTCTGGGGTCTATGGCAAAGTGTGGGATCCCATATGGCACAAATGGGAGAGGAAGGTGATCAGGGTTTCCTCAGGGCACCAGTGGCTGGAAGTAGCTGTGGAGCACCATGACTATAATCTTGCTATTTGCCTGACCACTCTAAAGTTTGCTCAGATTTGCTACCGGCTCAGAGGGGACTCCAAAAGCTGTCACACTGAATGA